A stretch of DNA from Patescibacteria group bacterium:
GGTTATCCATATCCAGATCAAATATGCCAGCAAAATGATACAGCGCAGCGTGTAAAAAAACAACTCCCATAATACCTACTCCTCGAATCAAGTCTAAGGAGAGAATTCTTTTGTTCATTTGTTTTATTTTAAATATTAAACCGGTTCCGGAAATGACCGGAAGATACGAATAAGTTTACCCGATCGTTCATTGGGCACGGGTTGCTCCCATTTGATAATAACATGCGGCTCCAAACACTCAAAATTTGAAAAAACATTTTTTACCGCACTGACTATTTTCTTTTCGTCGTCCTCATTCAATTGTGGTTGTATTCTGATTACCAATGATTCAGCTGACTCTTGGATAACCTGGTATTCATCAATTTTATCGCAAGCGGAAATTATCGCCCTGCTGATAAAATCAGGAAAAATTGATTGCCAGGAATTATTTTGTTTATTGTGTGCCCATAATATGTCATCCGCCCGGCCTTGAATTTGTTTGATTACGCGAAACGCAGAACCGCAGGCGCACTTGTTCGGGCTGATGGAAATAATATCATTCAATGCATATCTGATTATCGGCATAGAAGTCTTATGTAAATCAGTAATAACCATCTGTCTGCACGGCTGACCGATCGGTGTGGAAGTTCCATCCTTTTCCAGTAACTCAACAGCAACTAAATCTTCATTAATATGCAATGAGCCAGCCTTACAGGTTAAGGCAATTGAACCCTCCGTCGCTTTATAAATCTGGTGAACTTCTGCCTGAAATATTTTACTAATATACTCTTTATCATCCGGCGACAATACTTCCGCATAGGAGATTAATCTTTTTGGTCTAGCCTTAAGTTTTCCACTGATTATTTCTTTTGCCAGCAAACGGAGTACAGAAGACGGACCGGAAATCATATTCGGATTAATACTATTTAGTTGATCAACAATTTTATCTATTGACTGCATCTGATTCACATAGGTCACGCGGTGGCCGAATTTATTAAAATTAAATGCGGGCGTAAAAACCCGCAATATAAATGCCAGATTGAGCTTCGTTCCGGATATAAATGGAAATCTGGCTAAGAAACAAGTCTTGATATAACTTTCCTCCCTGGGCGTGGTTATCTCAACACCTTTGTTGCCACTGGTACCCGATGACA
This window harbors:
- a CDS encoding F390 synthetase-related protein; protein product: MSMKIRDFIADRGTFFAPLWFLLCRYRFKLWSADDIKKYQNKRIRQMVKFAVDNSKFYQKYYQNKNTNDVWNLPTVNKKIIIDNLTDVNTLDLTKQEIFNFCLEIEKSRDFTRRFQGLNIGMSSGTSGNKGVEITTPREESYIKTCFLARFPFISGTKLNLAFILRVFTPAFNFNKFGHRVTYVNQMQSIDKIVDQLNSINPNMISGPSSVLRLLAKEIISGKLKARPKRLISYAEVLSPDDKEYISKIFQAEVHQIYKATEGSIALTCKAGSLHINEDLVAVELLEKDGTSTPIGQPCRQMVITDLHKTSMPIIRYALNDIISISPNKCACGSAFRVIKQIQGRADDILWAHNKQNNSWQSIFPDFISRAIISACDKIDEYQVIQESAESLVIRIQPQLNEDDEKKIVSAVKNVFSNFECLEPHVIIKWEQPVPNERSGKLIRIFRSFPEPV